The following coding sequences lie in one Candidatus Dependentiae bacterium genomic window:
- the rplO gene encoding 50S ribosomal protein L15: MQLNSLEPITKKRKRRGRGGSRGGHSGRGKDGQGCRSGSNSEIKAWFEGGQMPLSRRLPRRGFNNPLKQEVFTVNLDQLEACYQSGEKVDGASLREKNLIKGNRKAHIKILGDGLLNKNLIVHVNACSKSASEAIQKAGGTIQLIGENGSGGTTS; this comes from the coding sequence TTGCAGCTTAATTCATTAGAACCAATTACGAAAAAACGTAAGCGAAGAGGCCGCGGTGGATCACGCGGTGGCCATTCTGGAAGAGGTAAAGATGGTCAAGGATGTCGCTCTGGTTCAAACTCAGAAATAAAAGCTTGGTTTGAAGGCGGTCAAATGCCTTTGTCTCGAAGACTTCCTCGCCGAGGATTTAATAATCCTTTAAAGCAAGAAGTTTTTACTGTGAACTTAGACCAATTGGAAGCCTGCTATCAATCAGGAGAGAAGGTTGATGGAGCATCCTTGCGTGAAAAGAATCTTATCAAAGGTAATCGCAAAGCCCATATCAAAATTTTGGGTGATGGATTACTTAATAAGAATCTTATCGTGCATGTAAATGCTTGCAGTAAGTCTGCATCAGAAGCTATCCAAAAGGCTGGCGGTACAATACAGCTGATAGGGGAGAACGGAAGTGGTGGCACTACTTCATAA
- the rpsE gene encoding 30S ribosomal protein S5 has protein sequence MGQAKAPQTEEFSESVLSVRRVAKVIKGGRRFAFSALVVVGDKKGSIGVALGKSREVASAISKALRRARKNMFAVPLYKTTVPFTVVGRHGASTVLIRSASKGTGVIAGGAVRSIMESLGVRDVLAKAFGASNPQNVVKATIDGLKKLKSAQQIANMRGKTLNDLFEVKKNVAA, from the coding sequence ATGGGCCAAGCAAAAGCGCCTCAGACAGAAGAATTTTCTGAATCTGTTTTGAGTGTTCGCCGCGTTGCAAAAGTTATTAAAGGCGGACGACGATTTGCATTCTCAGCACTCGTAGTTGTTGGTGATAAAAAAGGCAGCATTGGTGTAGCGCTTGGAAAAAGCAGAGAAGTTGCATCTGCAATTTCAAAAGCATTACGACGTGCAAGAAAAAATATGTTTGCTGTTCCATTGTACAAAACAACAGTGCCGTTTACTGTTGTTGGTCGCCATGGTGCAAGTACAGTTCTTATTAGATCAGCATCAAAAGGTACCGGCGTAATTGCTGGTGGTGCTGTTCGATCCATTATGGAATCTCTTGGAGTACGTGATGTACTTGCAAAAGCGTTTGGTGCTTCAAATCCACAAAACGTAGTTAAAGCGACTATTGATGGTCTGAAGAAATTGAAGTCCGCTCAGCAGATAGCGAATATGCGCGGAAAAACACTGAATGATTTGTTTGAGGTAAAGAAGAATGTTGCAGCTTAA
- a CDS encoding 50S ribosomal protein L18, translated as MSIERDIKLRKKRRAFRVRNKLASKGLKPRITVFRSLQHIYAQIIDDATHSTLLSFSSLSLNEPTGDKKLVAKQVGVELGKLAVAKEIKDVFFDRGSYLYHGRVKALADGLREGGLSF; from the coding sequence ATGAGCATTGAACGAGATATTAAATTAAGAAAAAAACGTCGAGCATTTAGGGTTCGAAATAAACTTGCAAGCAAAGGCCTTAAGCCACGCATAACTGTATTCAGAAGCTTGCAACATATTTATGCTCAAATTATCGATGATGCAACGCACTCAACATTGTTGAGCTTTTCCTCTTTGAGTTTGAATGAACCAACTGGTGACAAAAAACTTGTCGCAAAACAAGTTGGTGTCGAGCTTGGAAAATTAGCTGTAGCAAAAGAGATCAAAGATGTTTTCTTTGACCGTGGCAGCTATTTATATCATGGCAGGGTTAAGGCCCTGGCTGATGGCCTGAGAGAAGGCGGGTTGAGTTTTTAA
- the rplF gene encoding 50S ribosomal protein L6: MSKIGRKPIAITTAKVEFSGNQVSIAGPKGKFLHEIPAASLKISLEGKVLQLEMLENTRQNRMLMGLNRALLANKVKGVETGFEQKMTIVGLGFKALVTGNKVVLSLGYTNKIEYILPAEVTLEVDKSGQNLIFKSADKFILGNVCDAIRSFRPPEPYKGTGIVRDGEVVRRKAGKTKSS; the protein is encoded by the coding sequence ATGTCAAAGATTGGAAGAAAGCCAATTGCTATTACTACAGCAAAAGTTGAATTCAGTGGCAATCAGGTTTCTATCGCTGGCCCTAAAGGAAAATTTTTGCATGAAATACCTGCAGCAAGTCTTAAAATAAGTCTTGAAGGTAAAGTATTGCAGCTGGAAATGTTAGAAAACACTCGTCAAAACCGTATGCTTATGGGGCTTAATCGAGCTTTACTAGCGAACAAAGTTAAGGGTGTAGAAACAGGTTTTGAGCAAAAAATGACCATTGTTGGCCTTGGTTTTAAAGCATTGGTTACTGGGAATAAAGTTGTTCTTTCGCTCGGTTATACGAATAAAATTGAATATATTTTGCCTGCAGAAGTTACCTTAGAAGTTGATAAATCTGGTCAAAATTTGATCTTTAAATCGGCTGATAAATTTATACTTGGTAACGTATGCGATGCTATTCGATCATTTAGACCTCCTGAGCCTTACAAAGGTACCGGTATCGTTAGAGATGGTGAAGTTGTAAGACGTAAGGCTGGAAAAACTAAGTCTTCATAA
- the rpsH gene encoding 30S ribosomal protein S8 → MSVDSIGDFLTIIRNGLMVKKRSVTMPSSGLKVNIASVLKAEGYVKDFQVNDNDGKPVLTVHLKYVKGESVIHEITRVSTPGRRHYERSNNLERVIGGLGISIVTTSIGVITDAQARKQSVGGEVICHVW, encoded by the coding sequence ATGTCAGTAGATTCTATCGGAGATTTTTTAACGATCATTCGAAATGGGCTCATGGTTAAGAAACGCTCAGTAACCATGCCATCTTCAGGTTTGAAGGTGAACATAGCAAGCGTGTTAAAGGCTGAGGGGTACGTAAAAGATTTTCAAGTGAATGATAATGATGGCAAACCAGTACTTACAGTTCATCTTAAGTATGTTAAGGGTGAGTCTGTAATTCATGAGATTACTCGTGTGAGTACACCAGGGCGTCGTCATTACGAACGTTCAAATAATCTTGAGCGCGTTATCGGTGGTTTGGGGATTTCAATTGTAACAACCAGTATTGGTGTTATAACTGATGCTCAAGCTCGCAAGCAGTCTGTTGGTGGCGAAGTTATTTGCCACGTTTGGTAA
- a CDS encoding type Z 30S ribosomal protein S14, with product MARKALIEKANKPPKFSTRLRNRCRLCGRPRGYMRMFMMCRLCFRKYALEGLLPGVKKASW from the coding sequence ATGGCACGAAAAGCGTTAATTGAAAAAGCAAACAAACCACCTAAGTTTTCAACTCGGTTGAGAAACCGTTGCAGACTATGTGGTAGACCTCGTGGATATATGCGCATGTTTATGATGTGCAGATTATGTTTTAGAAAATATGCACTTGAAGGTTTGTTGCCTGGTGTGAAAAAAGCTAGTTGGTAA
- the rplE gene encoding 50S ribosomal protein L5 — protein sequence MKSRLQDLYKNQLRAELQKELNLENVMQVPQVTKIVINVGAKDAVSDSKVLTEVKNVISQIAGQSAVRTIAKKSIASFKLREGMPIGIMVTLRGERMYHFLDKLISVVLPAVRDFQGVKTKLDGRGGYNLGIKDWLVFPEVDYDKVGKSRGINVTIQTSTSSDAHAFALLKKFGMPFQKGR from the coding sequence ATGAAATCACGTTTGCAAGATTTATATAAAAATCAATTGCGTGCTGAGCTGCAAAAAGAATTGAACCTAGAAAATGTTATGCAAGTTCCTCAGGTTACAAAAATAGTAATTAACGTGGGCGCAAAAGATGCAGTGAGTGATAGCAAGGTACTTACAGAAGTTAAAAATGTTATCAGTCAAATTGCTGGTCAATCAGCAGTGCGAACAATTGCAAAAAAATCCATTGCAAGCTTTAAGCTTCGCGAGGGTATGCCCATTGGTATTATGGTAACTCTGCGTGGTGAACGCATGTATCATTTTTTAGATAAACTTATTAGTGTTGTACTTCCTGCAGTGAGAGACTTCCAAGGTGTAAAAACTAAGCTGGACGGTCGTGGTGGTTACAATTTGGGTATAAAAGATTGGTTGGTATTTCCAGAAGTTGATTACGATAAAGTTGGTAAGAGTCGTGGTATAAATGTCACAATTCAAACTTCAACTTCTTCAGATGCCCACGCGTTCGCTTTGTTGAAAAAATTTGGGATGCCTTTTCAAAAAGGGCGATAA
- a CDS encoding 50S ribosomal protein L24 — protein sequence MLSRVKKDDTVYVLAGKDKGKHGVVIAVDHKNDRVLIKDVGIVTRHVKARKAGDKSKIVKEESFIPLCKVMPVCSSCKKACRVQVRFLEDSEKVRICHRCKEAF from the coding sequence ATGTTAAGCCGTGTTAAAAAAGATGACACCGTATATGTTCTGGCTGGAAAGGACAAAGGAAAACATGGCGTTGTGATTGCCGTAGATCATAAAAATGATCGAGTCTTGATAAAAGATGTAGGCATAGTAACGCGTCACGTTAAGGCCAGAAAAGCGGGGGATAAAAGCAAAATTGTTAAAGAAGAAAGCTTTATACCTTTGTGTAAAGTGATGCCTGTGTGCTCTTCTTGTAAAAAAGCTTGCCGTGTTCAAGTCAGATTTTTAGAAGATAGTGAAAAAGTAAGAATTTGTCACCGTTGCAAAGAAGCTTTTTAG
- the rplN gene encoding 50S ribosomal protein L14, whose product MVQERTRLKIADNSGAKEAEVIRVCGSTGKRYAYLGDIVKVAVKKAIPGGTVKKSAVMDAVIVRTRKEVRRIDGSYIRFDDNAAVIIDKEKQPVGTRIFGPVARELRAEGYAKIISLAPEVL is encoded by the coding sequence ATGGTACAAGAACGCACAAGATTAAAGATTGCCGATAATTCTGGCGCTAAAGAAGCCGAAGTAATCCGTGTCTGCGGAAGCACTGGTAAGCGATATGCCTACTTGGGAGATATTGTTAAAGTTGCTGTAAAAAAAGCAATCCCAGGTGGAACTGTTAAAAAAAGTGCTGTCATGGACGCTGTTATTGTTCGTACGAGAAAAGAAGTACGACGCATAGATGGAAGCTATATTAGATTTGATGATAACGCTGCAGTTATTATTGATAAAGAAAAGCAACCAGTAGGCACACGAATTTTTGGTCCTGTTGCACGTGAGCTTCGTGCTGAGGGCTATGCAAAAATTATTTCTTTGGCTCCAGAGGTATTGTAA
- the rpsQ gene encoding 30S ribosomal protein S17, translating to MQTKPQGKVYQGEVVSDKMQKTVVVKVTRTFKHPSFDKVVRRAKNYKVHDESNQAKVGDVVEIVECRPLSKTKHMMLSRIVSQ from the coding sequence ATGCAGACCAAACCTCAGGGCAAAGTGTACCAGGGTGAAGTTGTTTCTGATAAAATGCAGAAAACAGTGGTTGTAAAAGTGACGCGAACATTTAAACATCCGTCATTTGACAAAGTTGTGCGACGAGCAAAAAATTACAAAGTACATGATGAAAGCAATCAAGCAAAGGTTGGCGATGTTGTTGAGATCGTTGAGTGTCGGCCTTTGTCTAAGACTAAACATATGATGTTGAGTCGAATTGTTTCTCAGTAG
- the rpmC gene encoding 50S ribosomal protein L29 — translation MDKTELKQLDAVTLKTEVEMLRKELFNLSFAKISGQVKDVSQFKKLKKKVAQALTFLQQKELKNANKSNA, via the coding sequence ATGGATAAGACTGAATTGAAACAGTTGGATGCGGTGACATTAAAGACTGAAGTTGAGATGTTAAGAAAAGAGCTTTTTAATCTAAGCTTTGCTAAAATATCTGGTCAAGTTAAAGATGTTTCTCAATTCAAAAAATTGAAGAAAAAAGTTGCACAAGCGTTGACTTTCTTGCAGCAAAAAGAGCTCAAGAATGCTAATAAGTCCAATGCTTAA
- the rplP gene encoding 50S ribosomal protein L16, whose translation MLMPKKVKFRKVQRGRRTGRAKGATTLQFGDYGLVSLDNCWVTARQIEAIRVTANRKLKKVGKLFLRLFPDKPVTKKPAETRMGKGKGSPEFWVAVVKRGRVLVELGGGLRKEEAQEILKSVTYKLPMKTKFVTKEELLATVQAQLEPKVQVGE comes from the coding sequence GTGTTAATGCCCAAAAAAGTAAAATTTAGAAAAGTTCAACGAGGACGTCGCACTGGTCGAGCTAAGGGAGCAACAACGCTTCAATTTGGCGACTATGGCCTTGTTTCTCTTGATAACTGCTGGGTTACAGCTCGACAAATCGAAGCGATTCGTGTAACTGCAAACAGAAAATTAAAGAAAGTTGGAAAGCTTTTTTTAAGACTTTTTCCAGACAAACCAGTTACCAAAAAACCTGCTGAAACCCGAATGGGTAAAGGTAAAGGAAGTCCAGAATTTTGGGTTGCTGTTGTTAAACGTGGACGCGTTTTAGTTGAACTTGGTGGTGGACTTCGTAAAGAAGAAGCTCAAGAAATTTTAAAAAGTGTTACATATAAGCTTCCTATGAAAACTAAGTTTGTTACAAAGGAAGAGTTGTTAGCAACTGTGCAGGCTCAATTGGAGCCAAAAGTGCAGGTAGGTGAATAA
- the rpsC gene encoding 30S ribosomal protein S3, translated as MGQKVHPLGFRLGIFEDWHSRWFAKKSYGDELIEDIQIRRYLKDRLNNLDIAKIVIEKAVGNIRITIHASRPGMIIGKKGQGIEQIKYDLYKKFKKNIDISVQEVRAYELNAQLVAKSIAEQLQKRASFKRVMKKVGFTAMKSGAKGIKICCSGRLGGAEIARSEWLRLGSVPLHTLRANIDFALAEALTTYGIIGVKVWICKGEY; from the coding sequence GTGGGACAGAAAGTTCATCCATTAGGATTTAGACTTGGAATTTTCGAAGATTGGCACAGCCGATGGTTTGCAAAAAAATCATACGGTGATGAGCTTATTGAAGATATTCAAATTCGCAGATATCTGAAAGATCGCTTGAATAATCTGGATATTGCAAAAATTGTTATTGAAAAAGCAGTTGGCAATATTCGCATTACCATTCATGCATCCCGTCCTGGTATGATTATTGGGAAAAAGGGGCAGGGTATTGAGCAAATTAAATATGATCTTTACAAAAAATTTAAGAAAAATATTGATATCTCTGTTCAAGAAGTACGTGCGTATGAATTGAATGCGCAACTTGTCGCTAAAAGCATTGCAGAACAACTTCAAAAACGAGCGAGCTTTAAGCGCGTTATGAAGAAAGTTGGATTTACAGCGATGAAGAGTGGCGCAAAAGGGATTAAAATTTGCTGCTCTGGAAGACTTGGTGGTGCAGAAATTGCACGTTCAGAATGGTTGCGACTTGGCTCTGTTCCATTGCACACATTGCGTGCAAATATTGACTTTGCTCTGGCTGAAGCATTAACCACGTATGGTATTATCGGAGTAAAAGTTTGGATTTGCAAAGGCGAATACTAG
- the rplV gene encoding 50S ribosomal protein L22 — protein MVSKAKSRYIRISPYKLRLLADVIRGTTVDKAFSWLKTCGMQRARPITKALESAYANAKNKNSDIDSMASVFIKEIRVDQGPIIRYFKPGAQGRANPQRKRLSHIEIILDRKVSKNIAVN, from the coding sequence ATGGTTTCCAAAGCAAAGAGTCGATACATACGAATTTCTCCATATAAGCTTCGTTTGCTTGCGGATGTAATCCGTGGTACGACGGTTGATAAAGCTTTCTCGTGGTTAAAGACTTGTGGGATGCAGCGTGCGCGTCCTATCACTAAGGCGCTTGAATCGGCTTATGCGAATGCAAAAAATAAGAATTCAGACATTGATTCAATGGCTTCTGTTTTTATTAAAGAAATTCGCGTTGATCAGGGGCCGATTATTCGGTACTTCAAGCCTGGTGCACAAGGACGAGCAAATCCTCAGCGTAAGCGCTTGAGCCACATTGAAATTATATTAGACAGAAAAGTTAGTAAAAACATAGCCGTTAATTGA
- the rpsS gene encoding 30S ribosomal protein S19, with amino-acid sequence MARSIRKGPYVDPSLLAKIEKAHGSGKREVIKTYKRASMITPDFVGLTIAVHDGRKFTSVFVTENMVGHVLGEFSPTRTFRMHSGQRQAGGKAGGKPGAGAKPGAGGKPGAGAKPGAK; translated from the coding sequence ATGGCAAGATCTATTCGAAAAGGTCCTTACGTAGACCCATCGTTGCTTGCAAAGATTGAAAAAGCCCACGGCTCTGGCAAGCGAGAAGTCATAAAGACTTACAAGCGCGCAAGCATGATTACACCAGATTTTGTAGGCTTGACAATTGCAGTTCATGATGGTCGCAAATTTACATCAGTATTTGTGACAGAAAATATGGTTGGACACGTTTTGGGTGAGTTCTCACCAACAAGAACGTTTCGTATGCATAGTGGTCAGCGACAAGCTGGTGGTAAAGCTGGTGGTAAGCCAGGAGCGGGTGCTAAACCCGGCGCTGGTGGCAAGCCAGGAGCGGGTGCTAAACCCGGTGCTAAATAG
- the rplB gene encoding 50S ribosomal protein L2, which produces MPIVNRKPRNPSLRTQQYIVDKDLSADKPPKCLTAPLKKTGGRNAYGRITSRHRGGGAKKTYRIIDFKRSQHDVEGEVVSLQYDPNRNLPIALIKYFNGSYGFILKPEGLEVGARVVSSEKAEAKIGNCIPLRNIPVGFFVHNVELTPGRGGKIARSAGCAVQLVAKENNLAVLKMPSGELRTVNHASWATIGTLSNADYHNMVIGKAGRSRRMGIRPTVRGMAMNPVDHPHGGGEGRSKSGSHPTTPWGKNCKGVRTRRRKSSAILKRRK; this is translated from the coding sequence ATGCCGATTGTAAACAGAAAACCACGAAACCCGTCTTTACGTACACAGCAATATATTGTTGATAAAGATTTGTCAGCAGATAAACCGCCTAAATGTTTGACTGCGCCGTTAAAAAAAACGGGTGGACGTAACGCGTATGGTCGTATTACTTCACGACATCGTGGTGGTGGTGCGAAAAAAACATACCGAATCATCGACTTTAAGCGAAGCCAGCATGATGTTGAGGGCGAAGTTGTTTCACTGCAATACGATCCAAATCGAAATCTTCCTATTGCCTTGATTAAATATTTCAATGGCTCATATGGTTTTATTTTGAAACCGGAAGGCTTAGAGGTTGGAGCGCGTGTTGTTTCAAGTGAAAAAGCCGAAGCAAAAATTGGAAATTGTATACCATTACGCAACATTCCCGTTGGATTTTTTGTACACAACGTTGAACTTACTCCTGGCCGAGGCGGCAAAATTGCTCGCAGTGCAGGATGCGCAGTTCAACTAGTAGCAAAAGAGAATAATCTTGCTGTGTTGAAGATGCCATCAGGCGAGCTTCGCACCGTTAACCATGCAAGCTGGGCGACTATTGGAACTCTTTCCAATGCCGACTATCACAATATGGTCATTGGAAAAGCTGGTCGATCAAGAAGAATGGGCATTCGACCAACAGTTCGAGGTATGGCTATGAACCCTGTTGATCACCCACATGGTGGTGGTGAAGGGCGTTCTAAATCAGGATCTCACCCAACAACTCCATGGGGCAAGAACTGCAAAGGTGTTCGCACACGACGTCGCAAGAGTTCTGCGATTTTGAAGAGAAGAAAATAA
- the rplW gene encoding 50S ribosomal protein L23, with protein sequence MELSKYDVIKRPVVTSKSAELYQKFGKITFEVLLSANKIDIRRAVESIWGVKVADVRTSRTPGKKKIFARREFTTLGVKKAIVKLKPGYKIDLPGLFEGIMPSEAPVTESEGK encoded by the coding sequence ATGGAATTAAGTAAATATGATGTCATCAAGCGACCAGTGGTGACGAGTAAAAGTGCTGAATTATACCAAAAATTCGGAAAGATTACCTTCGAAGTACTTCTCTCTGCTAATAAGATTGATATACGACGAGCGGTTGAATCTATTTGGGGTGTTAAGGTTGCTGATGTCCGTACATCTCGAACCCCAGGAAAAAAGAAAATATTTGCACGCCGGGAATTTACAACATTAGGCGTAAAAAAAGCCATTGTAAAATTGAAGCCTGGTTACAAAATTGACCTTCCTGGACTATTCGAGGGCATTATGCCTTCTGAAGCTCCAGTAACAGAATCTGAAGGAAAATAA
- the rplD gene encoding 50S ribosomal protein L4 gives MAAIRIFDNSGSAIESLDVAVAVTKKDTSPKTFAQAIRVLLQNWRQGTVGCKGRGDVTSRSNKKPWKQKGTGRARAGTPRSPLWRGGGVTFGPQPRTRTLSVNAGQRLLVFNNLLFTAIERDSIYCFDLPQGEKASTKNAVQMLKKLSLADKNIVLFVPFGDEVTFLSFCNIPNVRILSFDEPNAYDLSRASHWVFLKKDIDLFKEMIARWN, from the coding sequence ATGGCAGCTATTCGTATATTTGATAACAGTGGCAGTGCAATTGAATCATTGGATGTTGCTGTAGCGGTAACTAAAAAAGATACAAGTCCTAAGACATTTGCTCAAGCAATTAGAGTATTGTTGCAGAACTGGAGACAGGGAACTGTTGGCTGCAAGGGACGTGGCGATGTAACATCACGATCCAATAAAAAGCCATGGAAACAAAAAGGGACAGGCCGAGCACGAGCTGGAACCCCGCGCTCACCTTTGTGGCGTGGTGGTGGTGTCACATTTGGCCCGCAACCTCGTACAAGAACACTCAGCGTGAATGCTGGACAGCGTTTGTTGGTTTTTAACAATTTGCTTTTTACGGCGATTGAACGCGATAGTATCTATTGCTTTGATCTTCCACAAGGCGAAAAGGCAAGCACCAAAAATGCAGTACAAATGCTTAAAAAATTAAGCTTGGCTGATAAAAACATTGTGCTCTTTGTGCCATTTGGTGATGAAGTGACCTTTCTGTCATTTTGTAATATCCCAAATGTACGTATTTTATCATTCGATGAACCAAATGCTTATGATTTAAGTAGAGCTTCTCATTGGGTGTTTCTGAAGAAAGACATTGACCTCTTTAAAGAAATGATTGCGCGATGGAATTAA